Proteins from one Gilliamella sp. ESL0443 genomic window:
- the dhaL gene encoding dihydroxyacetone kinase subunit DhaL, translated as MNVSQLRKMMLFIAEKMVESEPTLTALDQIVGDGDHGIGMKRGFATLIILLQDDQFKPNDIGDFFNQVGTKLMTSMGGASGAIFGTLFRAGGKSIIGEAEFNTSTLATLLNQGWQAVYQRGNAKPGDKTMIDALAAAATSANELCQLPLKEALPKIAQSAMEGAEQTKQMIAVFGRAKNLGERAIGHMDPGAVSMAYILKYMNEYIQMS; from the coding sequence ATGAACGTGTCACAACTACGTAAAATGATGTTATTTATTGCCGAAAAAATGGTAGAAAGTGAGCCAACATTAACCGCTTTAGATCAAATTGTTGGCGACGGCGATCATGGTATTGGTATGAAGCGAGGATTTGCAACATTGATAATCCTGTTACAAGATGATCAGTTTAAGCCAAATGATATTGGTGATTTTTTCAATCAAGTTGGTACAAAATTAATGACCAGTATGGGCGGGGCTTCCGGTGCAATATTTGGCACTTTATTTAGAGCTGGCGGTAAAAGTATTATTGGTGAGGCAGAATTTAATACCAGCACATTAGCAACACTACTTAATCAAGGTTGGCAAGCCGTCTATCAACGAGGCAATGCTAAACCGGGTGATAAGACCATGATTGATGCTTTAGCAGCTGCGGCAACCAGCGCAAATGAATTATGCCAATTACCCTTGAAAGAGGCGTTACCTAAAATTGCCCAATCAGCAATGGAAGGCGCAGAGCAAACCAAACAGATGATAGCGGTATTTGGTCGAGCTAAAAACTTAGGTGAACGTGCCATTGGTCATATGGATCCGGGCGCTGTTTCAATGGCTTATATTTTAAAATATATGAATGAATATATTCAGATGTCTTAA
- a CDS encoding dihydroxyacetone kinase subunit DhaK → MRKPKKLLNDPNNVRQEVMQGLVYGYNGKLTAIPNYFAVYGNHITDDQVVVISGGGSGHEPTFAGFIGEGSIDGCALGEVFTSPSPDQIIEVTKATHQGHGALFLYGNYSGDGMNFDIAAEILAEENITTKTIRATDDIASAPLSKISDRRGVAGIMFLYKIAGAAAQLEKYDLDQLYQVVAKANNNVRTIGVALNGCALPQSNNFNFELADNEIEIGIGIHGEAGLRRQTMTSTDEVVKEMIDRLCDDLPFVRDDRVCVLINNLGAMSNTELLIIARTVGIELDSRGIISHDIAIGHFCTSLEMSGFSITLMKLDQQLQHLYDLPCQTLGWRK, encoded by the coding sequence ATGCGCAAACCTAAAAAATTACTCAACGATCCTAACAATGTCAGGCAAGAAGTGATGCAAGGCTTAGTATATGGATATAATGGCAAACTCACTGCAATTCCAAACTACTTTGCAGTTTATGGCAATCACATCACAGATGATCAAGTTGTGGTTATTTCCGGCGGCGGTAGCGGTCACGAGCCAACTTTTGCCGGCTTTATCGGTGAAGGTAGCATTGACGGCTGTGCACTTGGCGAAGTGTTTACCTCGCCCTCGCCTGATCAAATAATTGAAGTGACCAAAGCCACACATCAAGGTCATGGCGCACTATTTTTATATGGTAACTATTCCGGGGACGGGATGAATTTTGATATTGCCGCCGAAATTTTAGCCGAAGAAAATATAACCACCAAAACCATTCGCGCAACCGATGATATTGCTTCTGCTCCGCTTTCTAAAATCTCAGATCGTCGGGGCGTTGCCGGTATTATGTTTCTTTATAAAATAGCCGGCGCTGCGGCGCAATTGGAAAAATATGATCTTGACCAGCTTTATCAAGTCGTAGCAAAAGCCAATAATAACGTACGTACTATCGGTGTAGCGCTCAATGGTTGCGCTTTGCCTCAGTCGAATAACTTTAACTTTGAACTGGCCGATAACGAAATTGAAATTGGTATCGGTATTCATGGTGAAGCCGGTTTACGCCGTCAAACAATGACCTCCACCGACGAAGTAGTTAAAGAGATGATAGATAGATTGTGTGACGATCTGCCTTTTGTGCGAGATGATCGTGTGTGTGTACTGATTAATAACCTAGGTGCAATGAGTAATACCGAACTGTTAATTATTGCCAGAACAGTCGGTATTGAACTCGATTCACGAGGCATAATCAGCCATGATATTGCCATTGGCCATTTTTGTACCTCATTGGAAATGTCCGGCTTTTCGATCACCTTAATGAAATTAGATCAGCAGTTACAACACCTTTATGACTTACCTTGCCAAACCTTAGGATGGAGAAAATAG
- the tcdA gene encoding tRNA cyclic N6-threonylcarbamoyladenosine(37) synthase TcdA, with protein sequence MKSESYFQRFSGIARLYGEAALTQFSQAHICVIGIGGVGSWVAESLARSGIGQITLIDMDDVCITNTNRQIHALNTNIGKAKTAVMAERILQINPQCIVNVIDDFISPDNVANYLGSKQNPRFNFIIDAIDSVRDKAALLAHCKRNKLKVITIGGAGGQKDPTKIKIADLAKTVQDPLAAKLRERLKNDYKLNKDSKGKYAIACVFSTEQLTYPAQNGQVCSTKSQAEGSKKMDCQSGFGAITTVTATFGFVAVSYVLDKLINV encoded by the coding sequence ATGAAATCAGAATCCTACTTTCAACGTTTTAGCGGTATTGCAAGGCTCTATGGTGAAGCAGCATTAACGCAATTTTCACAAGCTCATATTTGTGTCATTGGTATTGGTGGTGTTGGGTCATGGGTGGCCGAATCCCTTGCGCGTAGTGGTATTGGGCAAATTACCTTAATTGATATGGATGATGTGTGTATCACCAATACTAATCGGCAAATTCATGCGTTAAATACCAATATTGGTAAAGCTAAAACTGCTGTTATGGCTGAACGAATTTTACAGATCAATCCTCAATGCATCGTCAATGTCATCGATGATTTTATCAGTCCGGATAATGTTGCAAACTATTTAGGGTCGAAACAAAACCCTCGCTTCAACTTTATTATTGATGCCATTGACAGCGTGCGTGATAAAGCTGCGCTTTTAGCGCACTGCAAGCGAAACAAATTAAAAGTTATCACCATTGGTGGCGCAGGCGGGCAAAAAGATCCGACCAAAATTAAAATTGCTGATTTAGCCAAAACCGTTCAAGACCCGTTAGCGGCTAAATTGCGTGAGCGCTTAAAAAATGATTATAAACTCAATAAAGATAGCAAAGGTAAGTATGCCATTGCGTGCGTCTTTTCGACTGAGCAGTTAACTTATCCAGCTCAAAATGGTCAGGTTTGTTCCACTAAAAGCCAAGCTGAAGGTAGTAAGAAAATGGATTGTCAGTCCGGATTTGGCGCTATTACTACCGTGACAGCGACTTTTGGTTTTGTGGCGGTGAGTTATGTATTAGATAAGTTAATTAATGTTTGA
- the adhE gene encoding bifunctional acetaldehyde-CoA/alcohol dehydrogenase, whose protein sequence is MAVTNMNELNELMTRVKKAQETYSTYTQEQVDKIFVAAATAAAAARIPLAQQAVAESGMGIVEDKVIKNLFAAEYILNKYRNDKTCGVVAENEPYGTITVAEPLGIICGIVPTTNPTSTAIFKSLISLKTRNAIVFSPHPRAKKSTIEAARIVLNAAIKAGAPKDIIGWIDEPSIELSNALMHHDNVSAILATGGPGMVKAAYSSGKPALGVGAGNTPVIIDETADLKRAVASVLMSKTFDNGMICASEQAIVVVDSVYDEVRNLLKQYGAYILNAKETKAVQGIILNDKGALNANIVGQPATKIAELAGFKAPAGAKVLVGEVSKVDLSEPFAHEKLSPTLAMFKAKDFNEAVDKAEKLVEMGGMGHTSVLYTDQDSNRDRIAYFGSKMKTCRILINQPAAHGGIGDLYNFDLAPSLTLGCGSWGGNSVSENVGPKHLINKKTIAKRAENMLWHKLPSSIYFKRGSLPVALNEVIEQGAKRVFLVTDKFLFNNGYSKQITDQLEERGVICETFFDVEADPTLSVVRKGTDSMIAFQPDTVIALGGGSPMDAAKIMWVLYEHPETKFDELALRFMDIRKRTCHFPNMGKKAKLICVTTTSGTGSEVTPFAVVTDDATGQKYPLADYAITPNMAIVDANLVMNMPKSLCAAGGYDAVTHALEAYVSIMASEFSDGQALQALSILKAYLPTSYKEGAKNPVAREKVHSAATLAGVAFAQAFLGVCHSMAHKIGAAFHIPHGVANAMLISNVVRFNATDKPTKQGTFSQYGYPQAVRRYAEIADHLGLTAASDKDEKKVEKLIGWLDQLRKDLEIPFSIKEFGIDEKAFLAQVDQLAVDAFDDQCTGANPRYPLIAELKQILLDTYYGRAYQDKGDISEDVAVHTAAKGVASTKKKATTKKATKKK, encoded by the coding sequence ATGGCAGTAACCAATATGAATGAGTTAAATGAGTTAATGACTCGAGTGAAAAAAGCTCAAGAAACTTATTCTACTTATACTCAAGAGCAAGTTGATAAAATCTTCGTAGCAGCAGCAACAGCTGCAGCCGCAGCTCGAATTCCTCTTGCACAGCAAGCTGTTGCTGAATCAGGAATGGGAATTGTTGAAGATAAAGTTATCAAAAACCTATTTGCTGCTGAGTATATTCTTAATAAATATCGCAATGATAAGACTTGTGGTGTTGTTGCTGAAAATGAGCCATATGGCACTATCACTGTAGCTGAACCATTAGGGATTATTTGTGGTATCGTTCCAACTACAAACCCAACATCAACAGCGATTTTTAAATCACTAATTAGTTTAAAAACTCGTAATGCTATCGTATTTTCACCTCATCCTCGCGCTAAAAAATCTACCATTGAAGCAGCTCGAATTGTGCTAAATGCTGCAATTAAAGCTGGTGCTCCAAAAGATATTATTGGTTGGATTGATGAACCATCTATCGAATTATCTAATGCATTGATGCATCATGATAATGTGTCTGCTATCTTAGCTACTGGTGGTCCAGGTATGGTTAAAGCAGCTTACAGTTCTGGTAAACCAGCATTAGGTGTTGGAGCAGGTAATACTCCTGTAATAATTGATGAAACAGCTGACTTAAAACGTGCCGTTGCATCAGTGTTGATGTCTAAAACATTTGATAACGGTATGATTTGTGCTTCAGAACAAGCTATTGTTGTTGTTGATTCTGTCTATGACGAAGTTCGTAATTTATTAAAACAATATGGCGCTTATATTTTAAATGCTAAGGAAACCAAAGCAGTACAAGGTATTATCTTAAATGATAAAGGAGCCTTAAATGCTAATATCGTTGGTCAACCAGCAACTAAAATTGCTGAATTAGCTGGATTTAAAGCGCCTGCAGGTGCAAAAGTGCTTGTTGGTGAAGTGAGTAAAGTTGACTTATCGGAACCATTTGCTCATGAAAAACTTTCTCCAACTTTAGCTATGTTTAAAGCAAAAGATTTCAATGAAGCAGTAGATAAAGCTGAAAAATTAGTTGAAATGGGCGGTATGGGTCATACCTCTGTGCTTTATACTGACCAAGATAGCAATCGTGATCGTATTGCTTACTTTGGTAGTAAAATGAAAACATGTCGTATTTTAATTAATCAACCAGCTGCTCATGGTGGTATTGGTGATTTATATAACTTTGATTTAGCGCCATCTTTAACACTAGGATGTGGTTCTTGGGGTGGTAACTCGGTCTCAGAAAATGTCGGTCCGAAACACTTAATCAACAAGAAAACAATCGCTAAGAGAGCAGAAAACATGTTATGGCACAAATTACCAAGTTCTATCTATTTTAAACGTGGCTCACTTCCAGTTGCTTTAAATGAAGTAATTGAACAAGGTGCCAAACGCGTATTTTTAGTAACCGATAAATTCTTATTTAACAATGGTTACTCAAAACAAATTACCGATCAACTTGAAGAACGTGGTGTAATTTGTGAAACTTTCTTTGATGTTGAAGCAGACCCAACATTAAGTGTTGTTCGTAAAGGTACTGACTCAATGATAGCATTCCAACCGGATACTGTTATTGCTTTAGGTGGTGGTTCTCCAATGGATGCCGCAAAAATTATGTGGGTACTTTATGAACATCCAGAAACAAAATTTGATGAATTAGCATTGCGCTTTATGGATATCCGTAAACGTACTTGTCATTTCCCTAATATGGGTAAAAAAGCCAAATTAATTTGTGTGACAACTACTTCTGGTACTGGTTCTGAAGTTACACCGTTTGCGGTAGTAACAGATGATGCAACTGGCCAAAAATATCCATTAGCTGATTATGCAATTACACCAAATATGGCAATTGTTGATGCTAACTTAGTAATGAATATGCCTAAATCACTTTGTGCTGCAGGTGGTTATGATGCGGTAACTCATGCCTTAGAAGCTTATGTGTCAATTATGGCAAGCGAGTTCTCTGATGGACAAGCATTACAAGCATTGAGCATATTGAAAGCATATCTACCTACAAGCTATAAAGAAGGGGCTAAAAACCCAGTTGCTCGTGAAAAAGTGCATAGTGCTGCAACGTTAGCTGGTGTTGCATTTGCTCAAGCATTTTTAGGTGTTTGTCACTCTATGGCTCATAAAATTGGTGCTGCATTCCATATCCCTCATGGTGTGGCAAATGCAATGCTGATTAGTAATGTTGTTCGCTTCAATGCAACAGATAAACCAACTAAACAAGGTACGTTTAGCCAATATGGTTATCCTCAAGCCGTTAGACGTTATGCTGAAATTGCTGACCACTTAGGCTTAACTGCTGCATCAGATAAAGATGAGAAGAAAGTTGAAAAATTAATTGGTTGGTTAGATCAATTAAGAAAAGATCTTGAAATTCCATTCTCTATTAAAGAGTTTGGTATTGATGAAAAAGCTTTCTTAGCTCAAGTTGACCAACTTGCAGTTGATGCATTTGATGATCAATGTACAGGTGCTAACCCTCGTTATCCTTTAATTGCAGAATTGAAACAAATTCTACTTGATACTTATTACGGTCGTGCATATCAAGATAAAGGTGATATCAGTGAAGACGTAGCAGTACATACAGCAGCTAAAGGTGTTGCTTCAACTAAGAAAAAAGCAACGACTAAAAAAGCAACAAAAAAGAAATAA
- the tuf gene encoding elongation factor Tu, protein MSKEKFERTKPHVNVGTIGHVDHGKTTLTAAITSVLSKKYGGQARAFDQIDNAPEEKARGITINTSHVEYDTPTRHYAHVDCPGHADYVKNMITGAAQMDGAILVVAATDGPMPQTREHILLGRQVGVPYIIVFLNKCDMVDDEELLELVEMEVRELLSQYDFPGDDTPVIRGSALKALEGDAAWEEKIVELAEALDSYIPEPERDIDKPFLLPIEDVFSISGRGTVVTGRVERGVIKVGEEVEIVGIKPTTKTTCTGVEMFRKLLDEGRAGENVGVLLRGTKREEIERGQVLAKPGSITPHTDFESEVYILSKDEGGRHTPFFKGYRPQFYFRTTDVTGTIELPEGVEMVMPGDNIKMTVSLIHPIAMADGLRFAIREGGRTVGAGVVAKVIK, encoded by the coding sequence ATGTCTAAAGAAAAATTTGAACGTACAAAACCCCACGTTAACGTTGGTACAATCGGCCACGTTGACCATGGTAAAACAACTTTAACAGCAGCTATTACTTCTGTACTTTCTAAAAAATACGGCGGTCAAGCTCGCGCATTCGATCAAATCGATAATGCACCAGAAGAAAAAGCACGTGGTATCACCATCAACACTTCACACGTTGAATACGATACACCAACTCGTCACTACGCACACGTAGACTGTCCGGGCCATGCTGACTATGTTAAAAACATGATCACTGGTGCGGCACAAATGGACGGTGCTATTTTAGTAGTAGCAGCAACTGATGGTCCTATGCCACAAACTCGTGAACACATCCTTTTAGGTCGTCAAGTAGGTGTTCCTTACATCATCGTATTCTTAAATAAATGCGATATGGTTGATGATGAAGAATTATTAGAATTAGTTGAAATGGAAGTACGTGAACTTCTATCTCAATACGATTTCCCAGGTGATGACACTCCAGTAATTCGTGGTTCAGCGTTAAAAGCGTTAGAAGGCGATGCAGCATGGGAAGAAAAAATTGTTGAATTAGCTGAAGCTTTAGACAGCTACATTCCGGAACCAGAGCGTGATATCGATAAACCATTCCTACTTCCAATTGAAGACGTGTTCTCAATTTCAGGACGTGGTACAGTGGTAACAGGTCGTGTAGAACGTGGTGTAATCAAAGTTGGTGAAGAAGTTGAAATCGTTGGTATCAAACCAACAACAAAAACAACTTGTACTGGCGTTGAAATGTTCCGTAAATTACTAGACGAAGGTCGTGCTGGTGAGAACGTAGGTGTATTACTACGTGGTACAAAACGTGAAGAAATCGAACGTGGTCAAGTATTAGCAAAACCAGGTTCAATCACACCACATACAGATTTTGAATCAGAAGTATATATCCTAAGCAAAGATGAAGGTGGTCGTCATACTCCATTCTTCAAAGGCTACCGTCCACAGTTCTACTTCCGTACAACTGACGTAACTGGTACTATTGAATTACCAGAAGGCGTAGAAATGGTAATGCCAGGTGATAACATCAAAATGACAGTATCATTAATTCACCCAATCGCAATGGCAGACGGCTTACGTTTCGCTATCCGTGAAGGTGGTCGTACTGTTGGTGCTGGTGTTGTTGCTAAGGTTATTAAATAA
- the secE gene encoding preprotein translocase subunit SecE — translation MVLVLIALIVWGNSYFSAPNDIYQPNTVVRIIAVVVISLLTLFIAFTTNKGKSFITFLQESRKELRKVVWPTRKETVQTTLLIAVITIIVGTALWGMDSLFRSVIFYLTLIGR, via the coding sequence TTGGTTCTAGTATTAATTGCGTTAATTGTTTGGGGAAATTCTTATTTCTCTGCGCCTAATGATATATATCAACCAAATACAGTTGTTCGAATCATTGCGGTTGTTGTCATTTCGCTTTTAACCTTATTTATTGCATTTACAACCAATAAAGGAAAATCATTTATAACATTTCTGCAAGAATCACGAAAAGAGTTAAGAAAAGTTGTATGGCCAACTCGTAAAGAAACAGTACAAACAACTTTATTAATAGCTGTTATTACAATTATTGTTGGTACAGCTCTTTGGGGTATGGATTCTTTGTTCCGTTCAGTCATCTTTTATTTAACATTAATAGGGCGTTAA
- the nusG gene encoding transcription termination/antitermination protein NusG, with protein MSETQQKRWYVIQAYSGYEARVAQSLREYIKLHNMEDSFGEVLVPTEEVVEMKSGQRRKSERKFFPGYVLVEMMMNDATWHLVKSVPRTLGFIGGTSDRPAPISQREVDAIMNRLQQVGDKPRPKTLFEPGELVRVNEGPFADFNGVVEEVDYEKSRLKVSVSIFGRSTPVELDFSQVEKS; from the coding sequence ATGAGTGAAACACAACAAAAACGCTGGTATGTGATCCAAGCTTATTCTGGCTATGAAGCACGTGTTGCACAATCATTACGTGAATATATTAAATTACATAATATGGAAGATTCTTTTGGTGAAGTTTTAGTACCAACCGAAGAAGTTGTCGAAATGAAAAGCGGTCAACGCCGTAAAAGTGAACGTAAATTTTTCCCAGGTTATGTTTTAGTTGAAATGATGATGAACGATGCAACTTGGCATCTAGTTAAAAGTGTTCCAAGAACTTTAGGATTCATCGGTGGAACATCAGATCGACCAGCACCAATAAGCCAGCGTGAAGTTGACGCTATCATGAATCGTTTACAACAAGTTGGTGATAAACCACGTCCTAAAACCCTATTTGAACCAGGTGAACTTGTTCGAGTTAATGAAGGACCGTTTGCAGACTTTAATGGTGTAGTTGAAGAAGTTGATTATGAAAAAAGTCGCCTAAAAGTATCGGTATCAATTTTTGGTCGTTCAACACCGGTTGAACTTGATTTTAGCCAAGTCGAAAAAAGCTAA
- a CDS encoding ABC transporter ATP-binding protein: protein MIVFDSIQIRRGVNLLLDNASATINPKQKVGLVGKNGCGKSTLFSLIKGEIHSDAGSVSIPTQWQLAWVNQETPALDVPAIEYAIDGDREYRQLEQKLTIANQENNGEQIAIIHEQLDTIDAWTIRARAATLLHGLGFSNEQLNLPVKSYSGGWRMRLNLAQALMCRSDLLLLDEPTNHLDLDAVIWLEKWLSNYQGTLILISHDRDFLDPLVNKIIHIEQKSLFEYTGNYSSFENQRITKLAQQQSLYESQQQKVAHLQSYIDRFRAKATKAKQAQSRIKMLEKMELIAPAHVDNPFHFNFKPSEFLPSPLLMMDKVVAGYGDKIVLEKIKLNLVPGSRIGLLGRNGAGKSTLIKLLAGELQPKEGHINLSKGIQLGYFAQHQLEYLRGEESSLWHLTKLSDPKITEQELRNYLGGFDFHGDKVNEPVKTFSGGEKARLVLALIVWQKPNLLLLDEPTNHLDLDMRQALTEALIDFEGALVVVSHDRHLLRSTTDEFYLVHDHKVEPFNGDLDDYQKWLADEQKAENQPPQQDDSHNDNSKNLSAQDRKEQKRKEADRRAQMQPLKKQLQKEEQTLEQLSKQLKLIEEQLADSSIYEADKKSELTQLLLQQSQLKGKQEESELAWLDLQQQLEEFESA, encoded by the coding sequence ATGATTGTTTTTGATTCTATCCAAATTCGTCGTGGTGTTAATCTGCTTTTAGATAACGCTTCAGCAACAATTAATCCTAAACAAAAAGTTGGATTAGTAGGTAAAAATGGTTGTGGTAAATCCACCCTTTTTTCATTAATTAAAGGCGAAATTCACTCTGATGCTGGAAGTGTATCAATACCTACACAATGGCAGCTTGCTTGGGTTAATCAAGAAACACCTGCTTTAGATGTTCCAGCTATTGAATACGCTATTGACGGGGATCGAGAATATCGCCAATTAGAACAAAAACTAACGATTGCTAATCAAGAAAATAATGGTGAGCAAATTGCGATTATTCACGAACAACTCGATACCATTGATGCTTGGACAATACGGGCAAGAGCCGCAACACTATTACATGGTTTAGGATTTTCTAACGAACAACTCAATTTACCGGTTAAATCCTACTCGGGCGGTTGGCGGATGCGACTAAATTTGGCGCAAGCTTTAATGTGCCGTTCTGATTTACTGCTGCTTGACGAACCAACTAACCACCTTGACTTAGATGCAGTGATTTGGCTTGAAAAATGGTTGAGTAATTATCAGGGAACGCTTATTTTAATCTCTCATGACCGAGACTTTTTAGATCCACTTGTTAATAAAATTATTCATATTGAACAAAAAAGTTTATTTGAATATACCGGAAACTATTCTTCATTCGAAAACCAACGTATAACGAAATTGGCACAACAACAATCATTATACGAAAGTCAGCAACAAAAAGTCGCCCATCTGCAAAGCTATATTGATCGCTTTAGAGCAAAAGCAACCAAAGCAAAACAGGCTCAAAGCCGAATTAAAATGTTAGAAAAAATGGAGCTTATTGCACCGGCTCATGTGGATAATCCTTTCCATTTCAATTTTAAACCTTCTGAATTTTTACCAAGTCCATTATTGATGATGGATAAAGTGGTTGCTGGTTATGGAGATAAAATCGTCCTTGAAAAAATTAAATTAAATCTTGTTCCCGGTTCGAGAATTGGTTTATTAGGACGGAACGGAGCTGGTAAATCGACTTTAATTAAATTATTAGCGGGAGAATTACAACCTAAAGAAGGTCATATTAATTTATCCAAAGGTATTCAATTAGGCTATTTCGCTCAGCATCAGTTAGAGTATTTGCGTGGTGAAGAATCCTCACTTTGGCATTTAACCAAGCTTTCTGATCCTAAAATAACAGAACAAGAATTGCGTAATTACTTAGGTGGTTTTGATTTTCATGGCGATAAAGTCAATGAACCTGTAAAAACATTTTCAGGTGGTGAAAAAGCTCGATTAGTTTTAGCATTAATTGTTTGGCAAAAGCCAAACCTACTGTTACTTGATGAGCCAACTAACCATTTAGATTTAGATATGCGCCAAGCATTAACTGAAGCGCTTATTGATTTCGAAGGCGCGTTAGTTGTTGTATCGCATGATCGCCACTTACTACGTTCAACAACTGATGAGTTTTATTTAGTTCACGATCACAAAGTTGAACCATTTAATGGTGATCTCGATGATTATCAAAAATGGCTTGCCGACGAGCAGAAAGCGGAAAATCAGCCACCACAACAAGATGATAGTCATAATGACAATAGCAAAAATCTTTCTGCACAAGACCGTAAAGAACAAAAACGCAAAGAGGCCGATCGGCGAGCACAAATGCAACCGCTGAAAAAACAGTTACAAAAAGAGGAACAGACGCTCGAACAGTTAAGTAAGCAATTAAAATTGATTGAAGAGCAATTAGCCGATTCCTCTATTTATGAAGCAGATAAAAAGAGTGAGTTAACACAATTATTATTACAACAAAGCCAGTTAAAAGGTAAGCAAGAAGAGTCAGAATTGGCATGGTTGGATTTACAACAACAACTTGAAGAGTTTGAATCGGCATAA